CTTTAAAATCACTGCCATCATCAATCTCTTCATCAATCTCTTCATTAAATATAAGCTCATTACCTGATACACGTATAGAAACAGAGTTTCTAAAAACATTATTTGCCACTACTGGAATAATTAACTTGTATTTTGAATGTTTATATTCAAGAAACTCAGCATATAAAGCTACATAATGCGTTTTTGGAGATAAAACAAAATGCTCAGAACGGTTATCACCAGGCTTAAAATGTTTTAGTTTATGAACGGCCAGCATATCAGCACCTAGCACTTCTTTATCACGCTCATATAATTCAATAAAATCTGATTTTTTCATCATTTTTTTAGATTTTAGTTCATACATACGAATAAAAACCGGTGACGGTTTACCAAGCTCATCCGGATTTGTATCAGCATCAACTTCAAAGGTAATTTCCAAATCAGTATCCAGACCGAAATAACCTCCAACTGCGCCGTTCATTGACTGGCACGCTGTTAAAACAGCAAAAAAAGATGTTATTAAAATAAGTTTTAAAAGACGAAAGTTTTTCATAAAAGCCCTATTATTATGTTTTATTTTTTTGTGACTTTCTCGCGATTGTCAATTTTTGTAGCTGCTCTTCATAAGCCTGCACAAATTCATCACCAAATAAATACTGAAAAGAACTATCAATATCACCCGCAAGCTCATTATAGTATTCAAGATAAGCATCCCAGTTTTTTGCTTTCTGACTGGCAGGCATAAGCCCTGATTTTTTCTGTTTTGCAAACCGCTGCTCTAGTAACACAGGATCAAAGCGCTCAATAACACCTTTAAAAGCTGCTCGAATACCAGCTAATATTGCTACCTGATGCTCCGCAATACTTTCAAAACTTTCCTGTACTGCTTCTACCGGTTTTTTATATGCATTACCCTGTTTAATAAACATATTTTCAAGGGCATCATCAATATTAGCTGAAAATTTAAGTGGATTATTTTCTACCGGTTGAATAGTCGTTACATTCATTCTAAATTCATTTTTTATGGAGCTACGTGATCCTAACACCTGCATCAGGCCACTAACCATTTCACGCACAACTTCACCAACAACCTGATTAACCCTGGTAATTTCTTCATCATTCATATTTAACTGATGTAAACCCATCGCATTAATTAAAGTAGTATCAACAGTAACGTTACTGGGAATGCCTTTTTGCTGGGAAATCATTTGCTGCTTGAGAACTTCGAGCTCGGATTGAAGTTTTGCCTGAG
This genomic window from endosymbiont of Galathealinum brachiosum contains:
- the tssJ gene encoding type VI secretion system lipoprotein TssJ produces the protein MKNFRLLKLILITSFFAVLTACQSMNGAVGGYFGLDTDLEITFEVDADTNPDELGKPSPVFIRMYELKSKKMMKKSDFIELYERDKEVLGADMLAVHKLKHFKPGDNRSEHFVLSPKTHYVALYAEFLEYKHSKYKLIIPVVANNVFRNSVSIRVSGNELIFNEEIDEEIDDGSDFKEKVDKTKESADEAQDTADKTKKSADKLKKLF